In Triticum aestivum cultivar Chinese Spring chromosome 5B, IWGSC CS RefSeq v2.1, whole genome shotgun sequence, the following proteins share a genomic window:
- the LOC123110157 gene encoding tATA-box-binding protein 2, with amino-acid sequence MAEAAALEGSEPVDLTKHPSGIIPTLQNIVSTVNLDCKLDLKAIALQARNAEYNPKRFAAVIMRIREPKTTALIFASGKMVCTGAKSEQQSKLAARKYARIIQKLGFPAKFKDFKIQNIVASCDVKFPIRLEGLAYSHGAFSSYEPELFPGLIYRMRQPKIVLLIFVSGKIVLTGAKVREETYTAFENIYPVLTEFRKVQQ; translated from the exons atggcggaggcggcggcgctggaggggaGCGAGCCGGTGGATCTGACCAAGCACCCCTCCGGCATCATCCCCACGCTCCA GAATATTGTGTCGACGGTCAACCTGGACTGTAAGTTGGACCTGAAAGCAATAGCTCTCCAGGCACGCAATGCAGAGTATAACCCCAAG CGTTTTGCTGCAGTTATCATGCGGATAAGAGAACCAAAAACTACCGCATTGATATTTGCTTCAGGAAAAATG GTTTGCACTGGAGCAAAAAGTGAACAACAATCTAAACTCGCAGCTAGAAAG TATGCTCGTATAATTCAGAAGCTTGGATTTCCTGCAAAATTCAAG GACTTCAAGATCCAGAATATTGTTGCCTCTTGTGATGTCAAATTCCCTATCAGGCTTGAGGGCCTCGCATATTCCCATGGCGCTTTCTCAAGT TATGAGCCAGAGCTATTTCCCGGTCTGATTTACCGGATGAGGCAGCCGAAGATTGTCCTCCTAATTTTTGTTTCTGGCAAGATTGTTCTGACTGGAGCAAAG GTGAGAGAAGAGACATACACCGCCTTCGAGAACATATATCCTGTCCTGACAGAGTTCAGAAAAGTGCAGCAATGA
- the LOC123110158 gene encoding GATA zinc finger domain-containing protein 10 codes for MDVHHPPNAAAAAAAAAAALGDMFPQEPAMESEDSSTEWLSIYLGDCLTNPASYPVSEEQASVNPNLPHPSSSNPRRKKRSLASVIRDSDEEYFLIVEPPLLLDQKHWLAESELILPKKDKDQELVQKLEQEHGEAYKPYTVQFKQEQAVMRCSICLSNSNQTPQQWQGGPSGALLCNTCSLRLKAGNGFIKLERCGQQVDEEQDHGRGQDKRKIKKTTYYGDDEEPPQEKRRIKKTSFVDEQGKRRTKKTYVNEEVPLEEPVKRCTHCLSHTTPQWRSGPLGPKTLCNACGVRYKSGRLLPEYRPVNSPTFVSFMHSNSHKKVMQMRKSVENEHEHEYSHSDM; via the exons ATGGACGTGCACCACCCGccgaatgcggcggcggcggcggcggcggccgccgccgccctcggcgACATGTTCCCCCAGGAGCCCGCCATG GAAAGTGAAGACAGCAGCACAGAGTGGCTCTCCATCTATTTAGGGGACTGCTTGACTAACCCTGCATCCTACCCTGTCTCCGAAGAACAAGCATCTGTAAACCCGAACCTGCCACATCCTTCATCTTCCAATCCcagaagaaagaagagaagcctGGCCTCTGTTATAAGAGATAGCGATGAAGAATATTTCCTGATTGTTGAGCCACCGCTACTACTTGATCAGAAGCATTGGCTAGCAGAGAGTGAGCTCATCCTCCCCAAGAAAGACAAGGACCAAGAACTTGTCCAAAAACTGGAgcaggaacacggggaagcatatAAGCCCTACACTGTGCAGTTCAAGCAAGAGCAGGCGGTGATGAGGTGTAGCATTTGTTTGTCCAACTCCAACCAAACACCGCAGCAGTGGCAGGGCGGTCCGTCAGGGGCATTATTGTGCAACACGTGTAGCCTGAGGCTCAAGGCAGGGAACGGGTTCATCAAACTGGAGCGCTGCGGCCAACAAGTTGACGAAGAGCAAGATCATGGAAGGGGGCAGGATAAGAGGAAGATCAAGAAGACCACATATTACGGAGATGACGAGGAGCCTCCGCAGGAGAAGAGGAGGATCAAGAAGACTTCATTTGTAGATGAGCAGGGCAAGAGGAGGACCAAGAAGACGTATGTGAACGAGGAGGTCCCACTGGAGGAGCCAGTGAAGCGGTGCACCCATTGCCTGTCCCACACGACGCCACAGTGGAGGAGCGGCCCTCTAGGGCCCAAGACCCTATGCAACGCGTGCGGCGTGAGGTACAAGTCCGGCAGGCTGCTGCCGGAGTACAGGCCCGTCAACAGCCCAACCTTCGTGAGCTTCATGCACTCCAATTCCCACAAGAAGGTGATGCAGATGAGGAAGAGTGTCGAGAACGAGCACGAGCACGAGTACTCGCACTCGGATATGTGA